The DNA sequence GGGTCGCCCGATCGCCGGTGGCGTTGCAGAACGGCGGCACGTCCTGCGACACCATCGATCCGGCGCCGATGATCGCCGACTCGCCGAGGCGGGCGAACTGGTGGATGCCGGAGAGCGCGCCGATCACCACCCCCGATTCGATGGTGACGTGGCCGCCGAGCTGCGTGCCGTTGGCGACGATGTTGCGGTCGCCGAGGATGCAGTCGTGGGCGACGTGCGCGTAGTTCATCAACAGGTTGCCGTTGCCGACCCGGGTCACCATGCCGCCGCCCTCGGTGCCGGGCTGCAGGGTGCAGAACTCGCGGATGCGGTTCTCGTCGCCGATCCGCAGCTCGCTCGGCTCGCCGTGGTACTTGAGGTCCTGGGGCACGGCGCCGATGGACGCGAACTGGAAGATCTCGTTGCGCGCCCCGATCGTCGTTCGCCCCTCGATGACCACGTGCGGACCGACCCGGGTGCCGGCGCCGATCCGCACCTGGGCGCCGATCACGCTGTACGCGCCGACGCTGACGCCGTCGCCGAGCTCGGCCCCCGCCGCGACGATCGCCGTCGGGTGAACCTGCGCCCCGCCCATCGCGTCCGTGCCGCCTACTTCTTCCGCGCGTTGTAACGGGCGATGATCTGCTCGGTGAGGTCGAGCTCGGGCGAGCCGTACAACACGCTGCTGCTCGATTGCTCGAGGATGATGCTGTAGCCCTGCTCCTTGCCGAATCCCTCGATGACCACCTGCAGCTCCTTGAGGAGCTCGACGGTCAGCTCGCTGTCCTTCTGCTGCAGCTCGCCCTGCGAATCCTTGTAGGCGCGCTCGAAGTCGCGCAGCTTCTTCTGGTAGTCGCTCTCCAGGTTGCGCGCCTCCTCGGCCTTCATCACCGCCGACTTCTTCTCCAACTGCTCCTTCATGCTGTCGAGCGCGTCCTTCTTCTTCTTCAGGTCCACCTGCAGGCGGTCCACCTGAACCTTGAAGCGCTCCTTGGCGGCCTTGCCGGCGTCGCTCTCGTTGAGCGCGCGCTGCAGGTCGACGTAGCCGATCTTCAGCTCGGCCGCCCGGGCGGCGGCAGTGAACGCGCACAGCAGGCTGAGCGCCAGCGCCAGGGTGGTGCGTACGATCATGTGCGGGACTCCTTCTCGGGGTTCTTTCTCACGGCGGGGCGCCAAAGGAAAACTGGATGCGCTGGATCTGGTCGCCGCTCTGCGGGTTGAGCGGGACGCCGACCTCGATGCGCAGCGGGCCGATCGGCGACAGCCAGCGGATGCCGCCACCGACGGACACCCGCATGCCCCCGAAGTCGATGCCCTGCGAGGCGAGGAAGGCGTTGCCGGCGTCGCAGAAGACGACGCCCTTGATGCCGAGCTGCTGGACGATGGGAAAGATGAGCTCGTTGTTGA is a window from the bacterium genome containing:
- the lpxA gene encoding acyl-ACP--UDP-N-acetylglucosamine O-acyltransferase, with protein sequence MGGAQVHPTAIVAAGAELGDGVSVGAYSVIGAQVRIGAGTRVGPHVVIEGRTTIGARNEIFQFASIGAVPQDLKYHGEPSELRIGDENRIREFCTLQPGTEGGGMVTRVGNGNLLMNYAHVAHDCILGDRNIVANGTQLGGHVTIESGVVIGALSGIHQFARLGESAIIGAGSMVSQDVPPFCNATGDRATLHGLNSLGLKRRGLGAETIRAIRAAYRLMFQSGLRVAEAAARVRAEIPGVPEVDRFVAFIEASQRGVCREDRRRTSDAPAPSGDED
- a CDS encoding OmpH family outer membrane protein — encoded protein: MIVRTTLALALSLLCAFTAAARAAELKIGYVDLQRALNESDAGKAAKERFKVQVDRLQVDLKKKKDALDSMKEQLEKKSAVMKAEEARNLESDYQKKLRDFERAYKDSQGELQQKDSELTVELLKELQVVIEGFGKEQGYSIILEQSSSSVLYGSPELDLTEQIIARYNARKK